From a single Bremerella cremea genomic region:
- a CDS encoding DUF1559 domain-containing protein, translating to MYASRATRSGFSLVELLILVATIGLIVALLLPSVQQAREISRRMQCTNNLKEIGVALHNYHDIFSALPYREGGPGQHQFNGGPIAPFQRLSGLVALLPLLEQGGVVEELQLSGQTKTPWESNYQPWKHHFNILRCPSSPDHYLQEGIGDTNYAFCAGDSPDTESLEPRGIFGLVNHATFDSITDGASLTIALAERAFPSSKRDKRNVGYGSDPETPAECAVTFDSFSGYAKSNPAPGGRWSDGGSAFSAMNTCLPPNSPQCAYASHEAQDGYYTASSEHPDGAMCVFADGSVRFITEAIDCGNQGAQAVTSGPSPYGVWGSMGSKSGSEQTPGA from the coding sequence TTGTACGCTTCCAGAGCCACACGAAGTGGATTTTCCCTGGTTGAACTATTGATCTTGGTGGCTACCATCGGCCTGATCGTGGCTTTGTTGCTACCCTCGGTCCAGCAAGCTCGCGAGATTTCACGGAGGATGCAATGCACCAATAATCTGAAAGAGATTGGTGTGGCGCTACACAACTATCACGACATCTTTTCCGCTTTGCCGTATCGAGAAGGTGGCCCAGGCCAGCATCAATTCAACGGCGGCCCGATTGCTCCGTTTCAGCGATTGAGTGGGCTCGTGGCGTTGTTGCCGTTGCTCGAGCAAGGAGGAGTGGTGGAAGAGTTGCAACTATCAGGGCAAACGAAAACCCCTTGGGAAAGTAATTACCAGCCTTGGAAGCATCATTTCAATATCTTGCGTTGTCCTTCCAGCCCAGATCACTACTTGCAAGAGGGGATCGGCGATACGAACTACGCTTTTTGCGCGGGGGATTCGCCCGATACCGAATCGCTGGAACCACGGGGCATCTTTGGCCTGGTGAATCATGCGACCTTCGATAGCATCACCGACGGAGCCAGCCTCACGATTGCATTGGCTGAGCGGGCATTTCCGAGCAGTAAACGGGACAAACGCAATGTGGGATATGGAAGTGATCCCGAAACGCCAGCCGAGTGTGCGGTGACGTTTGACTCTTTTAGTGGTTACGCCAAATCGAATCCTGCCCCGGGTGGTCGCTGGTCCGATGGTGGCTCGGCGTTCTCGGCCATGAACACCTGCTTGCCACCTAATAGCCCGCAATGTGCTTATGCAAGCCATGAAGCCCAAGATGGCTACTATACCGCATCGAGCGAACACCCCGATGGGGCGATGTGTGTTTTTGCCGACGGATCGGTCCGCTTTATCACTGAAGCGATCGACTGCGGCAATCAAGGCGCACAGGCTGTTACCTCTGGTCCAAGTCCCTATGGAGTTTGGGGATCGATGGGAAGCAAGAGTGGCAGCGAACAAACTCCAGGAGCCTAG